The following is a genomic window from Parabacteroides johnsonii DSM 18315.
CACTCGGTGTAAAAGATTCCGGCCATATATTGCCAGGCCACGGAGGAATGCTGGACCGTTTCGACAGCGTTATGCTGGCTGTTCCCGCCAGCTACATCTATATTGAATTATTCATTCGAAATTAAAAGTGAGCGTTACCATCCGGGAAGTTGCTTTGGACAGGGAGTTTGGATATTTGATTAATTCCGGATCTGTCAGGTCACCCCGGTCTTTCTCCAACAAATCTACCAAGCCGAAACTGAACTTAAGTTCCGGACATAATTTGAAAAACGGAAGATAAATATCACATCCGATACCGAACTCGACACCGAAATCCGTTCCTTTCAACAGGATCGGATTTCCTTTTTTACGCCCCAGGTCGAAAGCGCCATAAATACCGCCGATAAGATAAGGACGATAGTTATTCACACGAAAAGCGCTGTACTTCACATCGAGCGGAAACGTCAAATAGTTGGAACGGACAGAAGTGGAATACATACTTACCACCGGATTTTCATCCGTCCCTTCCACTCCTTCCATTTCAGGACGACGGAACACAAATTTCTTGTCACCGAAGTGGATAGTCGGCGTAAAACGCAGGTTGAAGTATGGATTCAGGTACATATCTCCGATAACCCCGACACTAAAACCGGGCGAATAGCTCGGAATCTCAGCATACCAAGTTTCACCATTTGTTGCCACACCAGTATTAGTCAATATCAAATCCTGCGCATGCAAACCTACATGAAATCCCAGATGAAACCATTTCAAATCCGCATAGGGCTGGTTCTTCACCTTTTCTTTCTGTGCCATTACAGCAGTTACAGACAGAAAGAACACACATATAATAAACAGTAGACGTCTCAATTCTTTTCGTAATTTTGAATCTATAAC
Proteins encoded in this region:
- the porT gene encoding type IX secretion/gliding motility protein PorT/SprT codes for the protein MRRLLFIICVFFLSVTAVMAQKEKVKNQPYADLKWFHLGFHVGLHAQDLILTNTGVATNGETWYAEIPSYSPGFSVGVIGDMYLNPYFNLRFTPTIHFGDKKFVFRRPEMEGVEGTDENPVVSMYSTSVRSNYLTFPLDVKYSAFRVNNYRPYLIGGIYGAFDLGRKKGNPILLKGTDFGVEFGIGCDIYLPFFKLCPELKFSFGLVDLLEKDRGDLTDPELIKYPNSLSKATSRMVTLTFNFE